In Acidovorax sp. 106, the following proteins share a genomic window:
- the ssuC gene encoding aliphatic sulfonate ABC transporter permease SsuC, producing the protein MPSIQNVRELQVAPTGSAATVSDTPDASDEPGSPVLPSPLALFARNVGQRLLPWAVPVGLIVLWQIASSLGWLSNRVLPAPLDVIKAAWTLAASGELWTHVKVSAGRALAGLAIGGGLGLVLGLLTGSVRFFETLLDSTIQMVRNIPALALIPLVILWFGIDESAKLFLISVSVFFPIYLNTFHGIRNVDPGLIEMGRTYGLSRWQLYQQIILPGALSSILVGLRFSLGLMWVILIVAETISAQAGIGYLTMNAREFLQTDIVLVGILLYALLGKLADAFAKGLERYWLRWHPGYQV; encoded by the coding sequence ATGCCCTCAATTCAAAATGTTCGCGAGCTGCAGGTCGCCCCTACAGGTTCTGCCGCTACTGTCTCCGACACCCCTGACGCGTCCGACGAGCCCGGCAGCCCGGTGCTGCCATCGCCACTGGCCCTGTTTGCCCGCAACGTAGGCCAGCGCCTGCTGCCCTGGGCCGTGCCCGTGGGCCTCATCGTGCTGTGGCAGATTGCATCGTCGCTGGGCTGGCTTTCTAACCGCGTGCTGCCCGCGCCGCTGGACGTGATCAAGGCCGCCTGGACGCTGGCCGCATCTGGCGAGCTGTGGACGCACGTGAAGGTCAGCGCGGGCCGCGCCCTGGCGGGGCTGGCCATTGGCGGCGGGCTGGGCCTGGTGCTGGGCCTGCTTACCGGCTCAGTGCGGTTTTTTGAGACGCTGTTGGACTCGACCATCCAGATGGTGCGCAACATTCCCGCGCTGGCGCTGATTCCGCTGGTCATCCTGTGGTTTGGCATTGACGAATCGGCCAAGCTGTTTCTCATCAGCGTGTCGGTGTTCTTCCCTATCTACCTCAACACCTTCCACGGCATTCGCAACGTGGACCCTGGCCTCATCGAAATGGGGCGCACCTATGGCCTGAGCCGCTGGCAGCTTTACCAGCAAATCATCCTGCCCGGCGCGCTGTCCAGCATCTTGGTGGGGCTGCGCTTTTCGCTGGGGCTGATGTGGGTGATCCTCATCGTGGCCGAAACCATCTCGGCCCAGGCGGGCATTGGTTACCTGACCATGAACGCCCGTGAGTTCCTGCAGACCGACATCGTGCTCGTAGGCATCTTGCTCTACGCGCTGCTGGGCAAGCTGGCCGATGCCTTTGCCAAGGGCCTCGAAAGGTACTGGTTGAGATGGCATCCCGGGTATCAGGTTTGA
- a CDS encoding ATP-binding cassette domain-containing protein, translated as MTIKPSSQPQGVRLEVRGVDKRYGTRTVLKKADLVIEPGEFVAIVGRSGCGKSTLLRLVAGLESVSGGAIRIDGDSVSGLSDSTRIMFQDSRLLPWKRVADNVALGLPPGLRGAAADVLARVGLGDRLGEWPARLSGGQRQRVALARALVHNPRLLLLDEPLGALDALTRIEMHRLIEGLWRSSGFTALLVTHDVQEAVALADRVILIEDGQIALDQRIDLPRPRSHGDAAFAALEKRILDRVLQKPEPESAAGGANWPGVPAHGLRWAV; from the coding sequence TTGACTATCAAACCATCTTCACAACCCCAAGGCGTGCGCCTGGAAGTGCGCGGCGTGGACAAACGCTACGGCACACGCACCGTGCTCAAAAAGGCCGACTTGGTGATCGAGCCCGGCGAGTTTGTCGCCATCGTGGGCCGCAGCGGCTGCGGCAAAAGCACACTGCTGCGGCTGGTGGCGGGGCTGGAATCGGTCTCGGGCGGGGCCATCCGCATCGACGGCGATAGCGTGAGTGGCCTGAGCGACAGCACCCGCATCATGTTCCAAGACTCGCGCTTGCTGCCCTGGAAGCGCGTGGCCGACAACGTGGCCCTGGGCCTGCCACCCGGGCTGCGCGGCGCAGCGGCCGATGTATTGGCCCGTGTGGGCCTGGGCGACCGGCTGGGCGAATGGCCCGCGCGCCTGTCGGGCGGCCAGCGCCAGCGCGTGGCCTTGGCCCGCGCCCTGGTGCACAACCCGCGCCTGTTGCTGCTCGATGAACCCCTGGGGGCGCTGGATGCGCTCACCCGCATCGAGATGCACCGCCTGATTGAAGGCCTGTGGCGCAGCAGCGGCTTTACCGCGCTGCTTGTCACCCACGACGTGCAAGAAGCCGTGGCACTGGCCGACCGCGTGATCCTGATCGAAGACGGTCAGATTGCGCTGGACCAGCGCATTGACTTGCCGCGCCCACGATCCCACGGCGACGCCGCTTTTGCCGCGCTGGAAAAACGCATCCTCGACCGCGTGCTGCAAAAGCCCGAGCCTGAGTCCGCAGCAGGCGGTGCCAACTGGCCCGGTGTGCCCGCCCACGGCCTGCGCTGGGCGGTGTGA
- a CDS encoding sulfonate ABC transporter substrate-binding protein: MTHRIVPSRRQVLASGLATGLTAAGFAPSAFAQSAAGPVLRVGHQKGWLSLIKARGTLEKRLAPLSVKVTWTEFNAGPVQLEALNVGAIDFGDVGEAPPIFAQAAGAPLVYAGSSVPRPAVEAVVVPKDSAIRTVADLKGKRVAYNKGSNVHYFLVKLLEKHGLKYGDVQSIFLPPPDARAAFERGAVDAWVIWDPFLASAEKTLGARILANAQGVVNNRAYYFTSRDFATRHPEVLRIAVDEINTIETWIAKNKAEAATELAQVLGLDRSITELFIGRVGYGTTVVTREILAEQQAIADTFFDLKLIPKKLNLLHAAPVDLK; encoded by the coding sequence ATGACACACCGTATCGTTCCCTCTCGCCGGCAGGTGCTGGCATCGGGCCTGGCCACCGGCCTCACTGCGGCGGGCTTTGCGCCTTCCGCATTCGCCCAATCTGCCGCAGGCCCTGTGCTGCGCGTGGGCCACCAAAAGGGCTGGCTCTCGCTCATCAAGGCCCGCGGCACGCTCGAAAAGCGCCTGGCGCCGCTGAGCGTCAAGGTGACCTGGACCGAGTTCAATGCAGGCCCTGTGCAGCTGGAGGCGCTGAACGTGGGCGCCATCGACTTTGGCGACGTGGGCGAAGCGCCCCCCATCTTTGCCCAGGCGGCCGGTGCGCCCCTGGTGTATGCCGGCTCGTCCGTGCCTCGCCCAGCGGTCGAAGCGGTGGTGGTGCCCAAGGACTCGGCCATCCGCACCGTGGCCGACCTCAAAGGCAAGCGTGTGGCCTACAACAAGGGCTCCAACGTGCATTACTTTTTGGTCAAGCTGCTGGAAAAGCATGGCCTGAAATACGGCGATGTGCAGTCCATCTTCTTGCCCCCGCCAGACGCCCGAGCCGCCTTTGAACGCGGCGCTGTAGACGCCTGGGTGATCTGGGACCCGTTCCTGGCCTCAGCCGAAAAAACGCTGGGCGCCCGCATCCTGGCCAACGCCCAGGGCGTGGTCAACAACCGTGCGTACTACTTCACCTCACGCGACTTTGCCACCCGCCACCCCGAGGTGCTGCGCATTGCCGTTGACGAGATCAACACCATCGAAACCTGGATTGCCAAGAACAAGGCCGAGGCCGCCACCGAGCTGGCCCAGGTGCTGGGGCTGGACCGCTCCATCACCGAGCTGTTCATTGGCCGCGTGGGCTATGGCACCACCGTGGTCACCCGCGAGATCCTGGCCGAGCAGCAGGCCATTGCCGACACGTTCTTTGACCTGAAGCTCATCCCCAAAAAGCTCAACCTGCTGCACGCAGCCCCCGTCGACCTGAAGTAA
- a CDS encoding TetR/AcrR family transcriptional regulator produces the protein MMCVMRNKQPNARSAAKEATHERIVSVAARAIRRQGYHGTGVADIMKEAGLTHGAFYAHFESREAMLAEAAAQACTESAALVANVVAGESSQRALVTMLNAYLSKQHVEGVETGCPLAALGSETVRQTPEVRRVATRHIKEMVDLIARQSPQWGQPEAHEGALVTIATMVGALVLARAVDEPALSDSLREAAIKHLTPPGAPG, from the coding sequence ATGATGTGTGTCATGCGAAATAAACAGCCCAATGCCCGATCCGCAGCCAAGGAGGCCACCCACGAACGCATCGTGTCGGTGGCGGCGCGGGCGATCCGCCGCCAGGGCTATCACGGCACGGGGGTGGCAGACATCATGAAGGAGGCGGGCCTGACGCACGGCGCCTTCTATGCGCACTTTGAATCCCGCGAGGCCATGTTGGCCGAAGCTGCGGCTCAGGCGTGTACGGAATCTGCGGCGCTCGTTGCAAACGTCGTGGCGGGCGAGTCCTCTCAGCGGGCGCTGGTGACCATGCTCAACGCCTACCTCTCCAAACAGCATGTCGAGGGCGTCGAAACGGGCTGCCCCCTGGCCGCACTGGGCTCTGAAACCGTGCGCCAAACCCCCGAGGTGCGCCGTGTCGCCACCCGGCACATCAAGGAAATGGTCGACCTGATTGCCCGCCAGTCGCCGCAGTGGGGCCAGCCTGAAGCCCATGAGGGCGCGCTGGTCACCATCGCCACCATGGTGGGTGCCCTGGTGCTGGCCCGCGCGGTGGATGAGCCCGCCTTGTCAGACAGCCTGCGCGAGGCCGCTATCAAGCACCTGACGCCCCCCGGCGCGCCGGGCTGA
- a CDS encoding VOC family protein, with translation MVVHSINHVQLPFPAGAEGQIRNFYNSLLGLPEVRLQAGSALRFVAGTQRIDLVPTEQWQPVPAVSHLAFEVQDLPALRGRLLQAQLPLVENRALPGYLRFYVKDPAGNQLEFLEPDLDQ, from the coding sequence ATGGTCGTCCATTCCATCAACCACGTGCAACTGCCTTTCCCCGCAGGCGCTGAGGGGCAGATCCGCAACTTCTACAACAGCCTGCTCGGCCTGCCTGAAGTGCGCTTGCAAGCGGGCAGTGCGCTGCGTTTTGTGGCAGGCACCCAGCGCATTGACCTGGTGCCCACCGAGCAGTGGCAGCCCGTGCCTGCGGTGTCGCACCTGGCCTTTGAGGTGCAAGACCTGCCCGCCCTGCGCGGGCGCCTGCTGCAGGCCCAACTGCCGCTGGTAGAGAACCGTGCGCTGCCCGGCTACCTGCGCTTTTACGTCAAAGACCCAGCGGGCAACCAGCTGGAGTTTCTAGAACCCGATCTCGATCAGTGA
- a CDS encoding molybdopterin-binding protein — MSIQAINVRNQFKGKVREIIRGDVVSEVDVETPWGIVTSVITTRSVDDLGLVVGSDVVALVKSTEVSIAKL, encoded by the coding sequence ATGTCCATTCAAGCCATCAACGTACGCAACCAGTTCAAGGGCAAAGTGCGCGAAATCATCCGTGGCGATGTCGTCTCTGAAGTCGATGTCGAAACCCCCTGGGGCATCGTCACCTCCGTCATCACCACCCGTTCGGTGGACGACCTGGGCCTGGTCGTCGGCTCTGACGTCGTCGCGCTGGTCAAGTCCACGGAGGTGTCGATTGCCAAGCTGTGA
- the ssuD gene encoding FMNH2-dependent alkanesulfonate monooxygenase: MQIFWFIPTHGDSRYLGTAKGGRQLSHDYLKQVAVAADSLGYEGVLIPTGRSCEDPWVIASTLLPVTRNLKFLVAVRPGLHQPALAARMAATFDRLSGGRLLINLVTGGDQTELEGDGVFLDHAERYEQSAEFIRIWREILARSHDGETYDYEGKHLSVKGAKLLFPPLQKPHPPVYFGGSSAAAHDLAAEQVETYLTWGEPPAEVAKKVADVRERAAKLGRTVKFGIRLHVIVRVTEEQAWAAAEELISHVDDDTVVRAQAVFARMDSEGQRRMAALHSQGVKRTRKDLEISPNLWAGVGLVRGGAGTALVGSPETVAARIQEYADLGLDTFVLSGYPHLEEAYRFAELVFPLLPVKTQEKLTGGNPLGPFGETVGNQYVPKASQS, translated from the coding sequence ATGCAGATTTTCTGGTTCATCCCCACCCACGGCGACAGCCGCTACCTGGGCACCGCCAAGGGCGGCCGACAGCTCAGCCACGACTACCTCAAGCAAGTCGCAGTCGCGGCCGACAGCCTGGGCTACGAAGGCGTGCTCATCCCCACCGGGCGCTCTTGCGAAGACCCGTGGGTCATTGCATCGACCCTGCTGCCCGTCACGCGCAACCTCAAGTTTCTGGTGGCGGTGCGCCCCGGCCTGCACCAGCCCGCGCTGGCTGCCCGCATGGCCGCCACGTTTGACCGCCTCTCGGGCGGGCGGCTGCTCATCAACCTGGTCACCGGCGGCGACCAGACCGAGCTGGAAGGCGACGGCGTCTTTCTGGACCACGCCGAGCGCTACGAGCAATCGGCAGAGTTCATCCGCATCTGGCGAGAAATTCTGGCGCGCAGCCACGACGGAGAAACCTACGACTACGAGGGCAAGCACCTGAGCGTGAAGGGCGCCAAGCTGCTGTTCCCGCCGCTGCAAAAGCCGCACCCACCGGTGTACTTTGGCGGCTCGTCTGCCGCAGCGCACGATCTGGCGGCCGAGCAGGTCGAGACTTACCTGACTTGGGGTGAACCCCCCGCCGAAGTGGCCAAGAAGGTGGCCGATGTGCGCGAGCGCGCCGCCAAGCTGGGCCGCACGGTGAAGTTTGGCATCCGCCTGCACGTCATCGTGCGTGTGACGGAAGAACAAGCCTGGGCAGCGGCAGAAGAACTCATCAGCCATGTAGACGACGACACCGTGGTGCGTGCCCAGGCTGTGTTTGCCCGCATGGACTCCGAAGGCCAGCGCCGCATGGCCGCATTGCATAGCCAAGGCGTCAAGCGCACCCGCAAAGACCTGGAAATCAGCCCCAACCTGTGGGCCGGTGTGGGCCTGGTGCGCGGCGGCGCAGGCACCGCCCTGGTGGGCAGCCCCGAAACCGTGGCCGCCCGCATCCAGGAATATGCCGACCTGGGGCTGGACACCTTTGTGCTCTCGGGCTACCCGCACCTCGAAGAGGCCTACCGCTTTGCCGAGCTGGTGTTCCCGCTGCTGCCCGTCAAAACGCAGGAGAAGCTCACCGGCGGCAACCCGCTGGGGCCCTTTGGCGAAACCGTGGGCAACCAGTATGTGCCCAAGGCCTCGCAAAGCTGA